Proteins encoded in a region of the Ornithodoros turicata isolate Travis chromosome 3, ASM3712646v1, whole genome shotgun sequence genome:
- the LOC135389800 gene encoding protein MCM10 homolog — translation MDDPELDTLCALIDEELAGDDQAPDEASETAENVAEGRSANEIENELQMMQEKMKSLQEELFKKTGCGTGSVDDSKPSTSSAATSRPLRIKSVHVDLFAKNDVSEEPAKSSHPAKSVVHDGETDSSDDEKRYPTTGGLTATGKVVKHALKSRTKSFSPSTARPVTTWSSWSTQPTNKTDNSGVRDLYSGIRIIKPVVPADVMEARMSGRKMVKLSLLSSFVKNKITEDWVTIGVLVNKTAPKTSKNGNTYSIWKMTDLVDCENLVSFFMFGEVHQKHWKTAIGSVVGVLNPSVMPNRDSFSSRSDITLSIDHPGKVMLMGTSKDFGTCRGKSRSGQPCTNIVNESHCPYCIYHVKAEYRKMSSQRTELQASFSGVTPKGLRQKVLQKGQVMYGGQLFMNAPPPAGRAHKEKDKFLLNNLKVAKKAEEIQCAVKPVNLLHLSSEENKALNDIASKSDFLGSALSKPTAGSRNFLRHVMGEEDAQKNNSSLPQKSRHIVSVSAKDLLKMHKQQLKVLSEGQQKKQSPTIPVLGRGLGAGSSFIPLGGSAKQTLTPSDIAKIRALRTISQKGPLTPKDPNAVKKSAVEIQEKIQKRLERSLENEDEKDKEQPNAKRSRLGGPAMTQEMIDKLMDKKSSHAHELEDLELEEQVRYFKVLERKEQFEEKMSSVREMVCEVVSCSKCKYVSHQASELCKNENHPLKHHKATKRFFVCKDCKHRTYAFTRIPTRSCRNCNGSNFERTSMHKPKEGPKMDHEKLLIRGEERKFINS, via the exons ATGGACG ACCCCGAGCTGGATACGCTGTGTGCACTAATAGACGAAGAACTAGCAGGTGATGATCAAGCTCCAGACGAAGCATCAGAGACAGCCGAAAATGTCGCAGAAGGAAGATCCGCAAATGAAATCGAGAACGAACTACAAATGATGCaggaaaaaatgaaaagtctacaAGAAGAACTGTTCAAGAAGACAGGATGCGGTACAGGTAGCGTAGACGACTCCAAACCGAGCACAAGCTCAGCTGCAACTTCTAGACCTTTGCGAATCAAATCGGTACACGTCGACCTGTTCGCAAAGAACGACGTGAGCGAAGAACCAGCGAAAAGTTCTCACCCCGCGAAAAGCGTTGTTCACGACGGAGAAACGGATTCTTCGGACGACGAAAAGAGGTACCCGACGACCGGTGGGCTGACTGCTACGGGTAAGGTTGTCAAGCATGCTTTGAAGTCGAGAACGAAGTCCTTCTCGCCGTCGACTGCGAGGCCTGTTACAACGT GGAGCAGCTGGTCAACACAGCCAACAAACAAGACGGACAACAGCGGCGTCAGAGATTTGTACTCCGGAATACGGATCAT AAAGCCTGTCGTACCTGCGGACGTGATGGAAGCTCGAATGTCTGGCAGAAAGATGGTCAAATTGTCGCTCCTCTCTTCTTTcgtgaaaaataaaatcacggaAGACTGGGTGACGATCGGCGTCCTTGTCAACAAGACAGCTCCTAAGACTTCAAAGAAT GGCAATACTTACTCCATCTGGAAAATGACAGATTTGGTGGATTGCGAAAATCTCGTCAGCTTCTTTATGTTCGGCGAAGTTCACCAGAAGCACTGGAAGACGGCCATCGGGTCCGTTGTCGGGGTTCTCAATCCGTCCGTGATGCCCAACAGGGACAGCTTC AGCTCGAGGTCAGACATCACTCTAAGCATCGACCATCCCGGAAAGGTGATGCTGATGGGGACGTCGAAGGACTTTGGTACCTGTAGAGGAAAGTCCCGGAGTGGCCAGCCATGCACCAACATTGTTAATGA GTCTCACTGTCCATACTGCATCTATCACGTGAAAGCGGAATATCGTAAAATGAGTTCTCAGAGAACAGAACTCCAGGCATC GTTTTCCGGAGTGACCCCTAAGGGACTTCGGCAGAAAGTCCTCCAGAAGGGTCAGGTGATGTACGGCGGACAGCTTTTCATGAATGCACC CCCACCAGCCGGTAGAGCGCACAAAGAAAAGGACAAATTTTTGCTGAACAACCTGAAAGTAGCGAAAAAAGCTGAAGAGATCCAGTGTGCCGTCAAACCGGTCAATCTGCTGCACTTGTCGTCTGAAGAAAACAAGGCCTTGAATGACATAGCATCGAAATCTGACTTTCT GGGCAGTGCCTTGAGCAAACCAACTGCGGGTTCCAGAAATTTTCTGCGCCACGTTATGGGAGAAGAAGATGCACAAAAAA ATAATTCATCATTGCCACAGAAGAGCAGACACATCGTATCAGTTAGTGCAAAGGACCTGCTGAAAATGCACAAGCAACAGTTAAAGGTCCTTAGCGAAGGACAACAGAAGAAACAAAGTCCTACAATTCCTGTCCTAGGACGTGGCCTTGGTGCCGGTAGTTCTTTCATTCCTCTAGGAGGGTCTGCAAAACAGACTTTGACTCCCTCGGACATTGCAAAG ATCAGAGCTCTGCGTACTATCAGTCAGAAAGGGCCCCTTACACCAAAAGATCCTAATGCAGTGAAGAAAAGTGCGGTAGAAATTCAAGAAAAAATTCAGAAACGTCTGGAAAGATCTCTCGAAAATG AGGATGAAAAGGACAAAGAGCAACCAAATGCCAAACGAAGTCGACTTGGCGGCCCAGCGATGACGCAAGAGATGATCGACAAACTCATGGATAAAAAATCATCGCACGCGCACGAGCTTGAAGAT TTGGAACTCGAGGAACAAGTACGCTACTTCAAAGTGCTGGAGAGAAAAGAACAGTTTGAAGAAAAAATGTCATCCGTAAGAGAGATGGTCTGCGAAGTTGTCTCGTGTTCAAAG TGTAAATATGTCTCCCATCAAGCCTCGGAACTGTGCAAGAACGAAAATCATCCTTTGAAACATCACAAGGCCACGAAGCGGTTCTTCGTGTGCAAAGATTGCAAGCACCGCACTTACGCCTTCACCAGAATTCCTACACGCTCCTGCAG AAATTGCAACGGATCAAACTTTGAACGCACCTCAATGCACAAG cCAAAGGAGGGGCCCAAGATGGATCATGAAAAGCTCCTGATACGAGGCGAGGAACGCAAATTCATAAATAGCTGA
- the LOC135389801 gene encoding uncharacterized protein LOC135389801: protein MLMSVRLKVLFLSACWFLPGLAYVPDDSEDGSTLQELVVLYQESVLQLSPGSQVGEACESNLSCAVEHSLCIAGTCICSRGYVLAGTECVTLASTYLRRTVRAYLIAAGCLLSLLIFASALCVLYWKRKIDDRRDMEELDVVSNVRRVGEPTWMLNASEDRSCGQQVGRIWYIDAPGRVPPSTSVAMAEKPPSYEDAVNKVPVLQVAQEKAAALRREIKRMTL, encoded by the exons ATGCTCATGTCTGTACGATTGAAAGTGCTCTTCCTGAGCGCTTGCTGGTTTCTTCCTGGTCTGGCATACGTACCAGACGACAGTGAAGATGGTAGCACACTGCAGGAACTCGTTGTGCTGTACCAGGAGTCGGTGCTTCAACTATCTCCAG GCTCTCAAGTGGGAGAAGCCTGTGAAAGCAATTTAAGCTGTGCAGTGGAGCACTCCTTGTGCATTGCGGGTACATGCATCTGCAGTCGAGGCTACGTCCTTGCAGGAACCGAGTGCGTCACCCTCG CATCCACATACTTGAGGAGAACTGTGCGAGCTTATCTGATCGCAGCAGGCTGCCTTTTATCGCTCCTGATCTTTGCGTCCGCCTTATGCGTCTTATACTGGAAAAG GAAAATTGACGACAGGCGCGACATGGAAGAACTGGACGTGGTCAGTAATGTACGTCGTGTCGGTGAGCCTACTTGGATGCTGAACGCGTCGGAGGACAGGAGCTGTGGCCAGCAGGTCGGTCGTATCTGGTACATCGATGCGCCTGGAAGAGTTCCACCGTCTACTTCTGTCGCCATGGCGGAGAAGCCACCCTCGTACGAGGACGCCGTCAACAAG GTACCAGTGCTGCAGGTGGCTCAAGAGAAGGCGGCGGCATTGAGAAGAGAAATAAAAAGGATGACTCTGTGA
- the LOC135389802 gene encoding uncharacterized protein LOC135389802 → MAMRGCFALIAGLFVQVSGRGLEFPSGHFVPKDGTYNNVNSYQHLSDPRQVQPLGQLGPQSTNGPAFENLHAGVAAFQGGHHFVTGDESRKVPNAPHNGFFQHNPALGGERSYPEGSPASNLGGALEAGGERPQQQMVVGADMSSKTHRRRLRMRHRKSFKEHHSRDGDRLRQESVNLAALDSRRRPELVRSQQASNFEQAPTAEQRTLAGLKVEYARAYIAAEEPTADAGPIELLCTVGFREYATISWTVNGHALEDFIDRSTTVVVKNEIPVKVSKIVINQLERLPSETGKFIFECTALVDSQVTKATLALGSNIEDTCTSNAQCVARGGTCSESRCICNPSQPVVLQSKHLTCRAAANLGWPCNYHEQCIFAQPNAICTDRMVCDCNLGYVRSLDGKTCDKLVPSSSLLGSACKTTADCHSAGASCVNGICACGNESMEKGGMCLPLGHLKLSLRDFAAYEDTTNASSTVSPTPAGQHDVTESSSSMMPMSSTMASPASTVLSELLLLLVSAFCVLPEYL, encoded by the coding sequence ATGGCTATGCGTGGTTGCTTCGCCCTGATAGCCGGCCTCTTTGTCCAGGTCTCTGGCCGAGGACTGGAATTCCCCAGCGGTCACTTTGTGCCCAAGGACGGGACTTACAACAATGTTAATAGCTACCAACACCTCTCGGATCCGCGACAGGTCCAACCGTTAGGTCAACTAGGCCCGCAGTCAACAAACGGTCCAGCGTTCGAAAATCTACACGCAGGAGTCGCGGCTTTTCAAGGTGGCCACCATTTCGTAACCGGGGACGAATCACGTAAGGTCCCCAACGCTCCTCATAATGGTTTTTTCCAACACAATCCAGCGCTCGGTGGCGAGAGGAGCTACCCTGAAGGAAGCCCTGCAAGCAACCTTGGAGGAGCATTGGAGGCTGGTGGTGAGAGACCTCAGCAGCAGATGGTTGTTGGAGCAGACATGAGCAGCAAGACGCACCGTCGAAGACTGAGGATGAGGCATCGGAAAAGTTTCAAGGAACATCACTCACGAGACGGCGACAGACTGCGACAGGAATCTGTTAACTTAGCCGCTTTGGATTCTCGTAGAAGACCCGAATTGGTCAGGTCTCAACAAGCAAGTAACTTTGAGCAGGCACCAACCGCTGAACAACGAACCCTAGCTGGGCTCAAGGTGGAATACGCACGCGCTTACATAGCTGCTGAAGAACCTACTGCTGATGCTGGTCCTATAGAGCTCCTTTGCACAGTTGGCTTCCGAGAATACGCCACCATAAGCTGGACCGTGAATGGGCATGCCTTGGAAGATTTCATTGACCGTTCCACAACTGTTGTTGTCAAGAACGAAATTCCGGTAAAGGTCTCGAAGATCGTCATCAACCAACTGGAAAGGTTACCGTCGGAAACCGGCAAGTTTATTTTCGAATGTACTGCTCTCGTTGACTCTCAGGTTACCAAGGCTACCTTAGCTTTGGGATCCAACATAGAAGATACTTGCACGTCCAACGCTCAGTGTGTTGCCAGGGGTGGAACATGCTCGGAAAGTCGCTGTATCTGCAACCCTTCGCAACCGGTGGTGCTGCAGTCCAAGCATTTAACGTGCCGCGCGGCTGCAAATTTAGGTTGGCCGTGCAACTACCACGAACAGTGTATCTTCGCTCAGCCTAATGCAATTTGCACGGATCGTATGGTCTGCGACTGTAACTTGGGCTACGTCAGGTCCCTGGACGGCAAGACTTGCGATAAGCTGGTACCTTCCTCCAGTCTGCTTGGTTCAGCCTGCAAGACTACCGCCGACTGTCATTCTGCTGGAGCCTCGTGTGTCAACGGAATATGTGCGTGCGGCAACGAGAGTATGGAAAAAGGTGGCATGTGTCTTCCCCTTGGACATTTGAAGTTATCTCTGCGGGACTTTGCGGCGTACGAAGACACCACCAACGCCAGCAGCACGGTTTCTCCGACCCCTGCTGGACAACATGATGTCACAGAGAGCTCCTCCTCTATGATGCCGATGAGTTCAACTATGGCTTCACCTGCTTCGACAGTGCTGTCTGAACTGTTGCTACTGCTTGTCAGTGCCTTCTGTGTGCTGCCAGAATACCTATGA